One Gossypium hirsutum isolate 1008001.06 chromosome A11, Gossypium_hirsutum_v2.1, whole genome shotgun sequence genomic window carries:
- the LOC107922898 gene encoding protein ALTERED PHOSPHATE STARVATION RESPONSE 1, whose amino-acid sequence MGCWYSRIDREEIVSRCKARKRYMKQLVKARQALGASHSMYLRSLRGTGSALLQFSNNETTTHSHHRTTPPPQQPALPPPPMSPTSDTWTSATTASPVLPPPPPPPQSSNWDFWDPFVPATESRSATEEEWEASTSVPEVAVTATTPTTRAASMAPPPSVVSGFSKDTGSELAMVVSRNSKELVEIVKEVDEYFLKAADAGSQLSLLLEVSNSNFPAQSKVYNYGWNLTPTTWASNRNSKMEETGKLGGDRTVENGNVGGTILNSSHSSTIERLYAWEKKLYEEVKTVEAIRMEHEKRVAQLRKLELKRADYVKTEKTKKEVEKLESQMMVSSQAIETISAEIIKLRELELYPQLLDLVNGLMWMWRSMYEIHQVHTHIVQQLKYLNFMPSNEPTSEIHKQSTLQLELEVQQWHSSFCNLVKAQRDYIQSLAGWLRLSLFQFSKDPLLRNNEESKIYSFCEEWHLAIDRIPDKVASEGIKSFLTVIHAIVVQQAEEYKQKKKADSALKDFEKKAAELRSLESKYGPFSSMPEMNKYPVVEKRTKVEMLRAKAEEEKNKHEKSASVTRAMTLNNLQMGFPHVFQAMVGYSSVCMQAFESVYNQAKGIDQEHDVKRILP is encoded by the exons ATGGGATGTTGGTACTCAAGGATCGATAGGGAAGAGATTGTTTCGCGTTGCAAGGCGAGAAAGAGATACATGAAACAGTTGGTTAAAGCAAGACAAGCTCTTGGTGCTTCACATTCTATGTATCTGCGCTCTTTACGAGGCACAGGCTCAGCTCTCCTTCAGTTTTCCAACAATGAAACAACTACCCACTCCCACCACCGTACTACTCCGCCGCCCCAACAGCCGGCATTGCCGCCGCCGCCAATGAGTCCTACTTCAGACACTTGGACATCTGCTACCACGGCCTCCCCTGTTCTGCCGccgcctcctcctcctcctcaatCCAGTAACTGGGACTTTTGGGATCCATTTGTTCCAGCTACAGAGTCACGGTCAGCCACAGAGGAGGAATGGGAGGCTTCCACGTCAGTGCCTGAGGTGGCGGTCACCGCTACAACCCCCACGACCAGGGCTGCAAGCATGGCACCGCCCCCTTCTGTGGTGAGTGGGTTCTCGAAAGATACGGGAAGTGAGCTTGCTATGGTGGTGTCGAGGAATAGTAAAGAACTGGTGGAGATCGTGAAAGAGGTCGATGAGTATTTTCTTAAAGCTGCTGATGCTGGTAGCCAGCTCTCGTTGCTGTTAGAAGTTTCAAATTCCAATTTTCCTGCTCAAA GTAAAGTGTATAACTATGGTTGGAATCTGACTCCAACAACTTGGGCATCGAATCGAAATTCAAAAATGGAAGAAACTGGGAAGTTGGGAGGCGATAGGACGGTAGAAAATGGAAATGTAGGTGGTACTATTCTTAACAGTAGCCATTCTTCTACTATAGAGAGATTGTATGCTTGGGAGAAGAAATTATACGAAGAGGTCAAG ACTGTGGAGGCTATAAGGATGGAACATGAGAAGCGGGTGGCCCAATTGAGGAAGCTGGAGTTGAAGAGAGCTGACTATGTCAAGACTGAAAAGACTAAGAAAGAGGTTGAAAAATTAGAATCCCAAATGATGGTTTCTTCACAGGCCATTGAGACCATATCAGCGGAAATCATCAAACTGAGAGAGTTAGAGCTTTATCCTCAACTCCTGGACCTTGTAAACGG GTTGATGTGGATGTGGAGAAGCATGTACGAAATTCACCAAGTTCACACACACATAGTTCAGCAGCTCAAGTACCTTAACTTTATGCCTTCTAACGAGCCAACTTCTGAGATTCACAAGCAATCAACTCTCCAGCTCGAGCTTGAAGTCCAGCAGTGGCATTCTTCTTTCTGCAACTTAGTCAAGGCTCAACGAGACTACATTCAGTCCTTAGCAGGTTGGCTCCGGCTTAGCCTTTTCCAGTTCAGCAAAGACCCACTTTTAAGAAACAATGAGGAATCGAAAATTTACTCTTTTTGTGAAGAATGGCATCTTGCAATTGACAGAATTCCAGATAAGGTAGCGTCTGAAGGAATCAAGAGCTTCTTGACAGTAATCCATGCCATCGTGGTCCAGCAAGCAGAAGAGTATAAGCAAAAAAAGAAGGCAGATTCTGCTTTGAAAGATTTTGAGAAGAAGGCAGCTGAACTTAGATCACTGGAAAGTAAGTATGGCCCGTTTTCCTCCATGCCTGAAATGAACAAGTACCCTGTTGTAGAAAAACGAACAAAGGTGGAAATGTTGAGAGCAAAGGCTGAAGAGGAGAAGAATAAACATGAGAAGTCAGCGAGTGTAACAAGAGCAATGACTTTAAACAACCTCCAAATGGGGTTTCCTCATGTCTTCCAGGCAATGGTGGGATATTCAAGTGTATGTATGCAAGCTTTTGAATCTGTCTACAATCAAGCCAAGGGTATTGATCAGGAACATGATGTGAAGAGAATACTTCCTTGA
- the LOC107924399 gene encoding vacuolar protein sorting-associated protein 35A isoform X1, translating into MIADGVEDEEKWLAAGIAGLQQNAFYMHRALDSNNLRDALKYSAQMLSELRTSRLSPHKYYELYMRAFDELRKLEMFFKEETRRGCSIVDLYELVQHAGNILPRLYLLCTVGSVYIKSKEAPAKDVLKDLVEMCRGIQHPVRGLFLRSYLAQVSRDKLPDIGSEYEGDADTVVDAVEFVLQNFTEMNKLWVRMQHQGPTREKEKREKERSELRDLVGKNLHVLSQIEGIDLDMYKETVLPRVLEQVVNCKDEIAQYYLMDCIIQVFPDEYHLQTLDVLLGAFPQLQPTVDIKTVLSRLMERLSNYAASSADVLPEFLQVEAFSKLNNAIGKVIEVQPDMPILGVITLYSSLLTFTLHVHPDRLDYADQVLGACVKKLSGKEKLEDKKATKQIVALLSAPLDKYNDIVTALKLSNYPRVMEYLDSETNKVMATVIIQSIMKNKTRISTADRVEALFELIKGLIKDLDDAFHDEVDEDDFKEEQNSVARLIQLLHSDDPEEMFKIICTVRKHILGGGPKRLPFTVPPLVFSSLKLVRQLQGQEENPFGEEESTTPKKIFQVLNQTVETLSNIPAPELALQLFLQCAEIFIDQAANDCDLEPVAYEFFTQAYILYEEEISDSRAQVTAIHLIIGTLQRMHVFGVENRDTLTHKATGYSAKLLKKPDQCRAVYACSHLFWVDDQDNVKDGERVLLCLKRALRIANAAQQMSNAARGSAGSVTLFVEILNKYLYFFEKGNPQITVAAIQSLIELITTEMHSDSSTLDPAADAFFASTLRYMEFQKQKGGAIGEKYEPIKV; encoded by the exons ATGATCGCAGACGGAGTCGAAGATGAAGAGAAATGGCTCGCCGCCGGCATTGCTGGCCTCCAACAGAACGCTTTCTACATGCATCGCGCTTTG GATTCGAACAATCTCAGAGATGCTTTGAAGTACTCTGCTCAGATGTTATCAGAACTTCGAACCTCAAGGCTTTCCCCTCACAAATACTACGAATTAT ATATGCGAGCATTTGATGAATTGAGGAAGCTGGAGATGTTCTTTAAGGAAGAGACAAGGCGTGGTTGCTCTATTGTCGATCTGTATGAGTTAGTACAACATGCTGGCAATATATTGCCAAGATT GTATCTCCTCTGTACTGTAGGCTCTGTTTATATTAAATCCAAAGAAGCTCCTGCTAAGGATGTTCTTAAAGATCTTGTTGAAATGTGCCGTGGAATTCAGCATCCCGTACGTGGGCTCTTTCTTAGGAGTTACCTGGCTCAAGTTAGCAGGGATAAATTGCCTGACATAGGTTCTGAGTATGAAGG GGATGCAGACACTGTCGTGGATGCTGTGGAATTTGTGCTTCAAAACTTTACGGAGATGAACAAGTTGTGGGTGCGGATGCAGCACCAG GGACCCACCCGAGAAAaggagaaaagagagaaagagaggagcGAGCTAAGAGATCTT GTTGGGAAGAATCTTCATGTGCTCAGTCAAATAGAGGGTATTGACCTTGATATGTACAAAGAGACTGTTCTTCCCCGTGTACTTGAACAG GTTGTCAATTGTAAAGATGAGATAGCTCAATACTATCTAATGGATTGCATAATTCAAGTCTTTCCTGATGAGTACCACTTGCAAACTCTTGATGTTTTACTGGGTGCTTTCCCACAACTTCAG CCAACTGTTGACATCAAAACCGTGCTATCTCGATTAATGGAAAGGCTATCAAATTATGCTGCTTCAAGTGCAGATGTGTTGCCTGAGTTCTTGCAAGTGGAAGCTTTTTCAAAGTTGAATAATGCcattggaaag GTGATTGAAGTACAGCCTGATATGCCTATCCTTGGTGTGATAACTCTATATTCGTCTCTTCTTACATTTACTCTCCATGTCCATCCTGACAGGCTTGATTATGCCGATCAAGTTTTG GGAGCATGTGTTAAAAAACTCTCTGGCAAAGAAAAGCTCGAAGACAAGAAAGCAACAAAACAGATTGTTGCACTCTTAAGTGCTCCACTTGACAAATACAATGACATTGTTACAGCCTTGAAGCTTTCAAATTATCCTCGTGTTATGGAATACCTTGACAGTGAAACAAATAAAGTCATGGCAACTGTGATAATTCAAAGCATTATGAAGAACAAAACTCGTATCTCTACTGCTGACAGG GTTGAGGCGTTGTTTGAACTGATAAAAGGTCTTATTAAGGACCTGGATGATGCTTTTCATGATGAG GTTGATGAAGATGATTTCAAGGAGGAGCAGAATTCTGTAGCACGTCTTATTCAGTTGTTGCATAGTGATGACCCTGAAGAGATGTTTAAG ATAATATGCACGGTGAGGAAGCATATCTTGGGTGGAGGACCAAAACGCCTACCCTTCACTGTCCCTCCCCTTGTTTTCTCTTCACTTAAG TTGGTTCGGCAACTACAAGGCCAAGAGGAAAATCCTTTTGGAGAGGAGGAATCAACTACGCCCAAGAAAATATTCCAGGTTTTGAATCAG ACTGTTGAAACTCTCTCTAACATTCCGGCCCCTGAGCTGGCACTACAGTTGTTTCTGCAGTGTGCTGAG ATTTTTATTGATCAGGCTGCGAATGACTGTGATTTAGAACCTGTGGCATATGAATTTTTCACACAAGCTTACATTTTATACGAGGAAGAGATTTCA GACTCAAGGGCACAGGTTACTGCTATACATTTAATAATTGGAACTCTGCAGAGGATGCATGTCTTTGGTGTTGAAAATAGGGATACTTTAACACACAAGGCTACAGGG TATTCTGCGAAACTTTTGAAGAAGCCTGATCAGTGCAGAGCTGTTTATGCATGCTCGCATCTCTTCTGGGTTGATGATCAAGACAATgtaaaagatggagagag GGTCTTGCTTTGCCTTAAGCGGGCACTGAGAATTGCAAATGCTGCTCAACAAATGTCGAATGCAGCACGAGGTAGCGCTGGATCAGTCACTCTCTTTGTTGAGATACTGAACAA GTACCTTTATTTCTTTGAGAAGGGGAACCCCCAGATCACTGTTGCTGCAATCCAGAGTCTGATTGAATTAATAACAACCGAGATGCATAGTGACTCTAGCACACTAGATCCAGCAGCGGATGCTTTCTTTGCCAGCACTCTCAGATATATGGAGTTTCAGAAACAGAAAGGTGGAGCTATAGGTGAAAAATATGAACCTATCAAGGTGTGA
- the LOC107924399 gene encoding vacuolar protein sorting-associated protein 35A isoform X2 produces MIADGVEDEEKWLAAGIAGLQQNAFYMHRALDSNNLRDALKYSAQMLSELRTSRLSPHKYYELYMRAFDELRKLEMFFKEETRRGCSIVDLYELVQHAGNILPRLYLLCTVGSVYIKSKEAPAKDVLKDLVEMCRGIQHPVRGLFLRSYLAQVSRDKLPDIGSEYEGDADTVVDAVEFVLQNFTEMNKLWVRMQHQGPTREKEKREKERSELRDLVGKNLHVLSQIEGIDLDMYKETVLPRVLEQVVNCKDEIAQYYLMDCIIQVFPDEYHLQTLDVLLGAFPQLQPTVDIKTVLSRLMERLSNYAASSADVLPEFLQVEAFSKLNNAIGKVIEVQPDMPILGVITLYSSLLTFTLHVHPDRLDYADQVLGACVKKLSGKEKLEDKKATKQIVALLSAPLDKYNDIVTALKLSNYPRVMEYLDSETNKVMATVIIQSIMKNKTRISTADRVEALFELIKGLIKDLDDAFHDEVDEDDFKEEQNSVARLIQLLHSDDPEEMFKIICTVRKHILGGGPKRLPFTVPPLVFSSLKLVRQLQGQEENPFGEEESTTPKKIFQVLNQTVETLSNIPAPELALQLFLQCAEAANDCDLEPVAYEFFTQAYILYEEEISDSRAQVTAIHLIIGTLQRMHVFGVENRDTLTHKATGYSAKLLKKPDQCRAVYACSHLFWVDDQDNVKDGERVLLCLKRALRIANAAQQMSNAARGSAGSVTLFVEILNKYLYFFEKGNPQITVAAIQSLIELITTEMHSDSSTLDPAADAFFASTLRYMEFQKQKGGAIGEKYEPIKV; encoded by the exons ATGATCGCAGACGGAGTCGAAGATGAAGAGAAATGGCTCGCCGCCGGCATTGCTGGCCTCCAACAGAACGCTTTCTACATGCATCGCGCTTTG GATTCGAACAATCTCAGAGATGCTTTGAAGTACTCTGCTCAGATGTTATCAGAACTTCGAACCTCAAGGCTTTCCCCTCACAAATACTACGAATTAT ATATGCGAGCATTTGATGAATTGAGGAAGCTGGAGATGTTCTTTAAGGAAGAGACAAGGCGTGGTTGCTCTATTGTCGATCTGTATGAGTTAGTACAACATGCTGGCAATATATTGCCAAGATT GTATCTCCTCTGTACTGTAGGCTCTGTTTATATTAAATCCAAAGAAGCTCCTGCTAAGGATGTTCTTAAAGATCTTGTTGAAATGTGCCGTGGAATTCAGCATCCCGTACGTGGGCTCTTTCTTAGGAGTTACCTGGCTCAAGTTAGCAGGGATAAATTGCCTGACATAGGTTCTGAGTATGAAGG GGATGCAGACACTGTCGTGGATGCTGTGGAATTTGTGCTTCAAAACTTTACGGAGATGAACAAGTTGTGGGTGCGGATGCAGCACCAG GGACCCACCCGAGAAAaggagaaaagagagaaagagaggagcGAGCTAAGAGATCTT GTTGGGAAGAATCTTCATGTGCTCAGTCAAATAGAGGGTATTGACCTTGATATGTACAAAGAGACTGTTCTTCCCCGTGTACTTGAACAG GTTGTCAATTGTAAAGATGAGATAGCTCAATACTATCTAATGGATTGCATAATTCAAGTCTTTCCTGATGAGTACCACTTGCAAACTCTTGATGTTTTACTGGGTGCTTTCCCACAACTTCAG CCAACTGTTGACATCAAAACCGTGCTATCTCGATTAATGGAAAGGCTATCAAATTATGCTGCTTCAAGTGCAGATGTGTTGCCTGAGTTCTTGCAAGTGGAAGCTTTTTCAAAGTTGAATAATGCcattggaaag GTGATTGAAGTACAGCCTGATATGCCTATCCTTGGTGTGATAACTCTATATTCGTCTCTTCTTACATTTACTCTCCATGTCCATCCTGACAGGCTTGATTATGCCGATCAAGTTTTG GGAGCATGTGTTAAAAAACTCTCTGGCAAAGAAAAGCTCGAAGACAAGAAAGCAACAAAACAGATTGTTGCACTCTTAAGTGCTCCACTTGACAAATACAATGACATTGTTACAGCCTTGAAGCTTTCAAATTATCCTCGTGTTATGGAATACCTTGACAGTGAAACAAATAAAGTCATGGCAACTGTGATAATTCAAAGCATTATGAAGAACAAAACTCGTATCTCTACTGCTGACAGG GTTGAGGCGTTGTTTGAACTGATAAAAGGTCTTATTAAGGACCTGGATGATGCTTTTCATGATGAG GTTGATGAAGATGATTTCAAGGAGGAGCAGAATTCTGTAGCACGTCTTATTCAGTTGTTGCATAGTGATGACCCTGAAGAGATGTTTAAG ATAATATGCACGGTGAGGAAGCATATCTTGGGTGGAGGACCAAAACGCCTACCCTTCACTGTCCCTCCCCTTGTTTTCTCTTCACTTAAG TTGGTTCGGCAACTACAAGGCCAAGAGGAAAATCCTTTTGGAGAGGAGGAATCAACTACGCCCAAGAAAATATTCCAGGTTTTGAATCAG ACTGTTGAAACTCTCTCTAACATTCCGGCCCCTGAGCTGGCACTACAGTTGTTTCTGCAGTGTGCTGAG GCTGCGAATGACTGTGATTTAGAACCTGTGGCATATGAATTTTTCACACAAGCTTACATTTTATACGAGGAAGAGATTTCA GACTCAAGGGCACAGGTTACTGCTATACATTTAATAATTGGAACTCTGCAGAGGATGCATGTCTTTGGTGTTGAAAATAGGGATACTTTAACACACAAGGCTACAGGG TATTCTGCGAAACTTTTGAAGAAGCCTGATCAGTGCAGAGCTGTTTATGCATGCTCGCATCTCTTCTGGGTTGATGATCAAGACAATgtaaaagatggagagag GGTCTTGCTTTGCCTTAAGCGGGCACTGAGAATTGCAAATGCTGCTCAACAAATGTCGAATGCAGCACGAGGTAGCGCTGGATCAGTCACTCTCTTTGTTGAGATACTGAACAA GTACCTTTATTTCTTTGAGAAGGGGAACCCCCAGATCACTGTTGCTGCAATCCAGAGTCTGATTGAATTAATAACAACCGAGATGCATAGTGACTCTAGCACACTAGATCCAGCAGCGGATGCTTTCTTTGCCAGCACTCTCAGATATATGGAGTTTCAGAAACAGAAAGGTGGAGCTATAGGTGAAAAATATGAACCTATCAAGGTGTGA